In Actinoplanes sp. NBC_00393, a single genomic region encodes these proteins:
- a CDS encoding MMPL family transporter → MATYLYRLGRLSFHRRKLVLAIWLAMLGLLGVGAATLSGPTSDDFTIPGTEAQQAQDLLGERFGESPAGGAGARVVFAAPAGEKLTDPDNRAAVGRTVAALRTGPQVAEVSDPLRGTINSAGTIAYAQVAFRVPAPEVDDADREALLAAAQTGRDAGLSVEAGGDALQTEPEQGLSEVIGFGVAAVVLTITFGSLVAAGLPLLTAFLGVATTMAGIQLASGMFDLSSSTSTLALMLGIAVSIDYALFIVSRYRHELALGRSGPEAAGRAVGTAGSAVTFAGLTVLVALTALAVVNIPVLTEMGLAAAGAVAVAVLIALTLLPALVGFAGRRITGRGGQTRDIEADGERPTLSLRWARAITRRPVLTTVTAVAGLLLIAVPALDLRLGLPGDNMAGPDTTQRKAYDLVTEGFGAGYNGPLLVVVDAAGSPDAKAAANAAAATITALPGVVSVSPPTFNPAGDTAMLQVIPASAPDSTQTTDLVHAIRDADGGLRERTGADLAVTGTTAVTIDIAAKMGDALLPYLAVIVVLAFLLLTVLFRSVLVPLKAIAGFLLSVVATFGAVVAVFQWGWLAELIGVDQTGPIVSLLPVILIGIVFGLAMDYEVFLVSRMREEHVHGAPPTRAVTVGYAHGARVVTAAAIIMISVFAGFVLAPDPLIKSIGFALAAAILLDAFVVRMTIVPAVMALLGRRAWALPGWLDRLLPNVDVEGERLRDAVPDEPPALPEPVGASR, encoded by the coding sequence ATGGCAACGTACCTGTACCGGCTCGGCCGGCTCAGCTTCCACCGGCGCAAGCTGGTCCTGGCGATCTGGCTGGCCATGCTGGGGCTGCTCGGCGTCGGCGCCGCCACCCTGTCCGGGCCGACCTCCGACGACTTCACGATTCCCGGTACCGAGGCGCAGCAGGCTCAGGACCTGTTGGGCGAGCGCTTCGGCGAGTCACCGGCGGGCGGGGCGGGGGCCCGGGTGGTGTTCGCCGCCCCGGCGGGCGAGAAACTCACCGACCCGGACAACCGGGCGGCGGTCGGCCGCACGGTTGCGGCGCTGCGGACCGGGCCGCAGGTGGCCGAGGTCAGCGATCCGCTGCGGGGCACGATCAACAGCGCGGGCACGATCGCGTACGCCCAGGTCGCGTTCCGGGTGCCCGCGCCCGAAGTCGACGACGCCGACCGGGAGGCGCTGCTCGCGGCCGCGCAGACCGGCCGCGACGCCGGGCTGAGCGTGGAAGCCGGCGGTGACGCTCTGCAGACCGAGCCGGAACAGGGGCTGAGCGAGGTGATCGGCTTCGGCGTCGCCGCGGTCGTGCTCACCATCACCTTCGGCTCGCTCGTCGCGGCCGGGTTGCCGCTGCTCACCGCCTTCCTCGGGGTGGCCACCACGATGGCCGGCATCCAGCTGGCCTCCGGAATGTTCGACCTGAGCAGCAGCACGTCGACGCTGGCGCTGATGCTCGGCATCGCGGTCAGCATCGACTACGCGCTGTTCATCGTGTCCCGGTACCGCCACGAGCTGGCCCTGGGCCGCAGCGGGCCGGAGGCGGCCGGGCGCGCGGTCGGCACCGCCGGGTCCGCGGTCACCTTCGCCGGGCTCACCGTGCTCGTCGCGCTGACTGCGCTGGCCGTGGTGAACATCCCGGTGCTGACCGAGATGGGCCTGGCCGCGGCCGGCGCGGTCGCGGTGGCGGTGCTGATCGCGCTCACCCTGCTGCCGGCGCTGGTCGGATTCGCCGGGCGGCGCATCACCGGGCGTGGTGGGCAGACCCGCGACATCGAAGCGGACGGCGAACGCCCGACGCTGAGCCTGCGCTGGGCGCGGGCGATCACCCGCAGACCGGTGCTGACCACGGTCACCGCGGTCGCCGGGCTGCTGCTCATCGCCGTACCCGCGCTGGATCTGCGGTTGGGTCTTCCCGGTGACAACATGGCCGGGCCGGACACCACCCAGCGCAAGGCCTACGACCTGGTGACCGAAGGTTTCGGCGCCGGCTACAACGGGCCGCTGCTGGTCGTCGTGGACGCCGCCGGCAGCCCGGATGCGAAGGCGGCGGCGAACGCGGCGGCCGCCACGATCACCGCGCTGCCCGGGGTGGTGTCGGTCAGCCCGCCGACGTTCAACCCGGCCGGCGACACCGCGATGCTGCAGGTGATCCCGGCCAGCGCGCCGGACAGCACGCAGACCACCGACCTGGTGCACGCCATCCGCGACGCCGACGGGGGGTTGCGGGAGCGCACCGGCGCGGACCTGGCGGTGACCGGCACGACGGCGGTCACGATCGACATCGCCGCGAAGATGGGGGACGCGCTTCTGCCGTACCTTGCGGTGATCGTTGTTTTGGCCTTTCTGCTGTTGACCGTGCTGTTCCGTTCGGTGCTGGTGCCGCTGAAGGCGATCGCCGGGTTCCTGCTGTCGGTGGTGGCCACCTTCGGCGCGGTGGTGGCGGTCTTCCAGTGGGGCTGGCTGGCCGAGCTGATCGGGGTGGACCAGACCGGGCCGATCGTCAGCCTGCTGCCGGTGATCCTGATCGGCATCGTGTTCGGCCTGGCGATGGACTACGAGGTGTTCCTGGTCAGCCGGATGCGCGAGGAGCACGTGCACGGCGCGCCACCGACCCGGGCGGTGACCGTCGGCTACGCGCACGGCGCCCGGGTGGTCACCGCCGCCGCGATCATCATGATCAGCGTGTTCGCCGGGTTCGTCCTGGCGCCCGACCCGCTGATCAAGTCGATCGGGTTCGCGCTGGCCGCGGCCATCCTGCTCGACGCGTTCGTGGTCCGGATGACGATCGTGCCCGCGGTGATGGCACTGCTCGGCCGGCGCGCGTGGGCGCTGCCCGGCTGGCTGGACCGGCTGCTGCCGAACGTCGACGTGGAGGGCGAACGGCTGCGCGACGCGGTGCCGGACGAGCCGCCGGCCCTGCCCGAACCGGTCGGCGCGAGCCGGTAG
- a CDS encoding sensor histidine kinase, whose amino-acid sequence MDTTDGHLIGRWRVIAERPLLVDFVLALVLAAAVFKAALTGSAHRPTGWDVLIAVVAFVAVMGRRRRPMLALAIATTATAVAVVQDVRNPGLIVALGVITYSIAAHTDRRRGWTCAVAASSSVYLTVVLLNRDVWLRADVLGVFAWVFLAAAVGDAARSHRAYVREVEQRARRAEQSREQEARRRVTEERMRIARELHDVVAHHIAVINVQAGAAAHLLHRRPEQVEPALHHIREASNNVLAEIQSVVGVLRGADDPADTEPAPGLERLPDLLAGLEAAGFPVQARQLGDPGQLPAVADLAAYRIVQEALTNAYKHGAGAARLTVRHTPGTVEIEVVNALPAAASAPGSGYGLLGMQERAASAGGTLTTGKVAGDFRVHAVLPAGTPASAPAFGCGGGLHSRVRPT is encoded by the coding sequence ATGGACACGACCGACGGGCACCTGATCGGGCGCTGGCGGGTGATCGCCGAGCGTCCGCTCCTGGTGGATTTCGTGCTCGCCCTGGTGCTGGCCGCCGCGGTGTTCAAGGCGGCGCTGACCGGGTCCGCGCACCGGCCGACCGGCTGGGACGTGCTGATCGCGGTGGTGGCGTTCGTGGCGGTGATGGGCCGTCGCCGTCGGCCGATGCTCGCGCTCGCCATCGCCACCACGGCCACCGCCGTCGCGGTGGTGCAGGACGTGCGCAACCCGGGTCTGATCGTGGCGCTGGGCGTCATCACGTACTCGATCGCCGCGCACACCGACCGGCGCCGCGGCTGGACCTGCGCGGTCGCCGCGTCGTCGAGCGTGTACCTGACGGTGGTGCTGCTCAACCGCGACGTCTGGTTGCGCGCCGACGTGCTCGGGGTGTTCGCGTGGGTGTTCCTGGCCGCCGCGGTCGGTGACGCGGCCCGCTCACACCGCGCCTACGTGCGCGAGGTGGAGCAGCGGGCCCGCCGCGCCGAGCAGAGTCGCGAGCAGGAGGCCCGCCGCCGGGTCACCGAGGAGCGGATGCGCATCGCCCGCGAGCTGCACGACGTGGTGGCGCACCACATCGCGGTGATCAACGTGCAGGCCGGCGCGGCCGCGCACCTGCTGCACCGCCGGCCCGAGCAGGTGGAGCCGGCGCTGCACCACATCCGGGAGGCGTCGAACAACGTGCTCGCCGAGATCCAGTCCGTGGTGGGGGTGCTGCGCGGTGCCGACGATCCGGCCGACACCGAACCGGCGCCCGGCCTGGAGCGGCTGCCCGACCTGCTGGCCGGTCTGGAGGCCGCCGGTTTCCCGGTGCAGGCGCGGCAGCTCGGCGATCCGGGGCAGCTGCCGGCGGTGGCCGACCTGGCGGCGTACCGGATCGTGCAGGAGGCGCTGACGAATGCGTACAAGCACGGCGCCGGCGCCGCCCGGCTCACCGTGCGGCATACCCCGGGCACGGTTGAGATCGAGGTGGTCAACGCGCTGCCCGCGGCCGCGTCCGCGCCGGGTTCCGGGTACGGGCTGCTCGGCATGCAGGAACGCGCCGCGTCCGCGGGCGGCACGCTCACCACGGGGAAGGTGGCCGGCGACTTCCGGGTGCACGCGGTGCTGCCGGCCGGCACGCCCGCGTCGGCGCCGGCCTTCGGTTGCGGTGGCGGGCTGCACAGCCGGGTGCGACCGACGTGA
- a CDS encoding response regulator transcription factor — protein MTIRVLLADDQALIRAGFRMIIDSEPGFEVVAEATDGREALGLARTARADVVLMDIRMPHMDGLEATRRIGADDDLAGVRVLVLTTFENDDNVFLALQAGASGFLGKGVAPEDLLHAIRVVAGGEALLSPRATQALVGRFLDHLRPVTPPPPALDELTEREREVLVLVAHGLSNGDIAGRLHLSPLTAKTHVNRAMTKLGVRDRAQLVVIAYQCGLVRPGDALPQR, from the coding sequence GTGACCATCCGGGTGCTGCTCGCCGACGACCAGGCGCTGATCCGGGCCGGCTTCCGCATGATCATCGACTCGGAGCCGGGATTCGAGGTGGTCGCCGAGGCCACCGACGGGCGCGAGGCGCTCGGCCTGGCCCGCACGGCCCGCGCGGACGTGGTCCTGATGGACATCCGGATGCCGCACATGGACGGCCTGGAGGCGACCCGGCGCATCGGCGCCGACGACGACCTGGCCGGGGTCCGGGTGCTCGTGCTGACCACGTTCGAGAACGACGACAACGTGTTCCTGGCGCTGCAGGCCGGCGCGAGCGGGTTCCTCGGCAAGGGTGTCGCGCCGGAGGATCTGCTGCACGCGATCCGGGTGGTGGCCGGCGGTGAGGCGCTGCTGTCGCCGCGGGCCACCCAGGCCCTGGTCGGCCGGTTCCTGGATCATCTGCGGCCGGTGACCCCGCCGCCACCGGCGCTCGACGAGCTCACCGAACGCGAACGCGAGGTGCTGGTGCTGGTCGCTCACGGGCTGTCCAACGGCGACATCGCCGGCCGGCTGCACCTCTCGCCGTTGACCGCGAAGACCCACGTGAACCGGGCGATGACCAAGCTGGGGGTCCGGGATCGCGCCCAGCTGGTGGTCATCGCGTACCAGTGTGGTCTGGTCCGGCCGGGCGACGCCCTGCCGCAACGGTGA
- a CDS encoding fatty acid desaturase, with translation MVDTTPSSPFTGTVLPQGPPFWIVDGLAYDFSEWADTHPGGNIWFETTQGRDISALFHTYHRDPARLRRILAKYRIDGPTAADVLPKMGVPPFLMAPEFDASKDLPRLEYAERGSLLAAIRAKLDTYLSRPAVRRHDRAFDVVTALIGAAHVGAFALLLVGIMPAWLFVVTVVLTRTALAGAGHYHIHRRSKPGRRRFAVPFGKALFDVNYVGTCLIGTDGHVLLHHPYLGSGADVKRTFFDGMLRLHPLLRVPGYTLHKFGILVSGLGVRGYEVIARERERHSYRLEFWLVRALLLAELIACLATGHVLAWIAQFVITLWINTFLVVASHDFEDAEDDDLAAIPGHLRNDWAAQQVCLSYDLSVVGNRWIDLFLTAGLSPHRVHHVLPYQRSGFANLASERAVREACEEAGIVWERPRNLLTERFPATIRHYLLAPPKRTGVPPSRPPADRTPPPEPPQPTVAEERTGPVRELAEFGRYCFDGWRGVGV, from the coding sequence ATGGTCGACACCACACCGAGCAGCCCGTTCACCGGGACGGTGCTGCCGCAGGGGCCGCCGTTCTGGATCGTCGACGGGCTTGCGTACGACTTCTCCGAGTGGGCGGACACCCATCCCGGCGGCAACATCTGGTTCGAGACCACCCAGGGCCGCGACATCAGCGCGCTGTTCCACACCTATCACCGGGATCCGGCCCGGCTGCGCCGGATCCTCGCGAAGTACCGCATCGACGGGCCCACCGCGGCGGACGTGCTGCCGAAGATGGGGGTGCCGCCGTTCCTGATGGCGCCCGAGTTCGACGCGTCGAAGGATCTGCCCCGGCTGGAGTACGCCGAGCGGGGCTCACTGCTGGCCGCGATCCGTGCGAAACTCGACACGTATCTGTCCCGGCCGGCCGTACGCCGCCACGACCGGGCCTTCGATGTCGTCACCGCGCTCATCGGCGCCGCGCACGTCGGCGCGTTCGCCCTGCTGCTGGTCGGGATCATGCCGGCCTGGCTGTTCGTGGTCACGGTGGTGCTCACCCGCACCGCGCTCGCCGGCGCCGGTCATTACCACATCCACCGCAGGTCCAAGCCGGGCCGCCGCCGGTTCGCGGTGCCGTTCGGCAAGGCGCTGTTCGACGTCAACTACGTCGGCACCTGCCTGATCGGTACGGACGGACACGTGCTGCTGCACCACCCGTACCTGGGTTCCGGCGCGGACGTGAAACGCACGTTCTTCGACGGGATGCTGCGGCTGCATCCGCTGTTGCGGGTGCCCGGTTACACGCTGCACAAGTTCGGCATCCTGGTGTCCGGGCTCGGTGTGCGCGGCTACGAGGTCATCGCCAGGGAGCGCGAGCGTCACTCGTACCGTCTCGAATTCTGGCTGGTCCGGGCGTTGCTGCTGGCCGAGCTGATCGCCTGCCTGGCCACCGGTCACGTACTCGCGTGGATCGCCCAGTTCGTCATCACGCTGTGGATCAACACGTTCCTGGTGGTCGCGAGCCACGACTTCGAGGACGCCGAGGACGACGATCTCGCCGCGATCCCGGGGCACCTGCGCAACGACTGGGCGGCGCAGCAGGTGTGCCTGAGCTACGACCTCAGCGTGGTCGGCAACCGGTGGATCGACCTGTTCCTGACCGCCGGCCTGAGCCCGCACCGGGTGCACCACGTGCTGCCTTACCAGCGTTCCGGTTTCGCCAACCTGGCCTCCGAGCGTGCGGTCCGGGAGGCGTGCGAGGAGGCCGGCATCGTCTGGGAGCGCCCGCGCAACCTGCTCACCGAACGCTTCCCGGCGACCATCCGGCACTATCTGCTGGCGCCGCCCAAGCGCACCGGCGTGCCGCCCAGCCGGCCACCGGCGGACCGCACGCCGCCACCGGAGCCGCCGCAGCCCACGGTCGCCGAGGAGCGGACCGGGCCGGTGCGCGAGCTCGCCGAGTTCGGCCGTTACTGCTTCGACGGCTGGCGCGGCGTCGGCGTGTAA
- a CDS encoding cytochrome b5 domain-containing protein, whose amino-acid sequence MSKLPPRRPGPPHRPPPQGAHPLGPDLALAERDRTGLPRPFWIVDGEAYDFSEWMDKHPGGGAWFAESIGRDISALFHTYHRDPQRLRTILAKYRIDDVGAGHVIPNLGLPPFLLPDGFDAATDLPRFEFAKPGDLRTEIVREVERRAPRERLLRYDRVFDAISVTVLAGHLAVLAALLLGALPAWACVLLMVLTRTALAGSGHFYLHRRKPRRPARVLSPGMLPSTLFDFNYVGTYLVGVDGHVILHHPYLGSGADIKGAFLGALRRVHPALRIPAYTVLKLGMALGGIARLGFPIIFGSTHHAGIRAEFWLVRGFLAAEFVACAVTGHWLAWLAQFVLTLWFNTVLITASHDFEPDERDAPVDGLPDRLRDDWAARQIHLSYDLTIIGNKWADVFLSAGLNTHRVHHTLPFQRSGFANLASEPAVRAACETAGMVWERPRNLFTERFPVFVRTYLTAPAVKKIGAGRYLVNGWRTGED is encoded by the coding sequence ATGAGCAAGCTGCCACCGCGCCGGCCCGGCCCGCCGCACCGGCCTCCACCCCAGGGAGCGCATCCGCTCGGGCCCGACCTCGCCCTCGCCGAACGTGACCGCACCGGCCTGCCCCGCCCGTTCTGGATCGTCGACGGCGAGGCCTACGACTTCAGCGAGTGGATGGACAAGCATCCCGGCGGCGGCGCCTGGTTCGCCGAGTCGATCGGCCGGGACATCAGCGCCCTGTTCCACACCTACCACCGCGATCCGCAGCGGCTGCGCACGATCCTCGCGAAGTACCGGATCGACGACGTCGGCGCCGGGCACGTCATCCCGAACCTGGGCCTGCCCCCGTTCCTGCTGCCGGACGGCTTCGACGCGGCCACCGACCTGCCGCGCTTCGAGTTCGCCAAGCCGGGCGACCTGCGTACCGAGATCGTCCGCGAGGTCGAGAGACGGGCGCCCCGCGAACGGCTGCTGCGCTACGACCGGGTCTTCGACGCGATCAGCGTGACCGTGCTCGCCGGGCACCTCGCCGTGCTGGCCGCCCTGCTGCTCGGCGCGCTGCCCGCCTGGGCGTGCGTGCTGCTGATGGTCCTCACCCGCACGGCGCTGGCCGGCTCCGGCCACTTCTACCTGCACCGCCGCAAGCCGCGGCGCCCGGCGCGGGTGCTGAGCCCGGGGATGCTGCCCAGCACGCTGTTCGACTTCAACTACGTGGGCACGTACCTGGTCGGGGTGGACGGGCACGTCATCCTGCACCACCCGTATCTGGGCAGCGGCGCCGACATCAAGGGCGCGTTCCTCGGTGCACTGCGGAGGGTGCACCCGGCGCTGCGGATCCCCGCCTACACCGTGCTCAAGCTGGGGATGGCGCTGGGCGGCATCGCCCGGCTGGGCTTCCCGATCATCTTCGGCAGCACCCACCACGCCGGCATCCGTGCCGAGTTCTGGCTGGTCCGCGGATTCCTGGCCGCCGAGTTCGTCGCCTGCGCGGTGACCGGGCACTGGCTCGCCTGGCTGGCCCAGTTCGTGCTGACGCTGTGGTTCAACACCGTGCTGATCACCGCCAGCCACGACTTCGAGCCGGACGAGCGGGACGCCCCGGTCGACGGGCTGCCCGATCGGCTGCGCGACGACTGGGCGGCCCGGCAGATCCACCTCAGCTACGACCTGACGATCATCGGCAACAAGTGGGCCGACGTGTTCCTGTCGGCCGGGCTCAACACCCACCGGGTGCATCACACGCTGCCGTTCCAGCGTTCCGGGTTCGCCAACCTGGCGTCCGAGCCGGCGGTCCGTGCCGCCTGCGAGACGGCCGGGATGGTCTGGGAACGCCCGCGCAACCTGTTCACCGAGCGGTTCCCGGTGTTCGTGCGCACCTATCTGACCGCACCGGCCGTGAAGAAGATCGGCGCCGGACGTTACCTCGTCAACGGCTGGCGCACCGGAGAGGACTGA
- the dpgA gene encoding 3,5-dihydroxyphenylacetyl-CoA synthase DpgA — MLSAAVPGLATRPALVASVGSAFPRRSYTQDEIGTLLGLTNRVVRKLLSAPHIRTRRLFLPAEEPGPGGRIPVETPVDLHRRFRDGALEIGAQAIGQALSAASLEAGDVDYLMCITTTGFMVPGLSSLLSRELGFRRDLHRADLVGMGCNAGLNGMNAVAQWAGNHPDKIALLVCCEINSAIYVADDTPGTGIVNSIFGDGAAAAVVTAGSAAGAGRGVRPQILDFESFCIPEQWPAMRFDWNAEHHKWSFFLDRDIPYVIGFNVYQPVDRLLARHGLERSAIRHWVMHTGGGAVIDSIKVSLGLDEHDVRHTRSVLRDYGNISSGSFLVSLERLLAEGTAVAGDLGVMITMGPGAQIETALLRFVGDEAGHEVNAGGDHR; from the coding sequence ATGCTTTCCGCCGCCGTGCCCGGGCTGGCGACCCGTCCGGCACTTGTCGCCTCGGTCGGCAGTGCCTTTCCCCGGCGCTCCTACACGCAGGACGAGATAGGCACTCTGCTCGGCCTCACCAACCGGGTCGTGCGCAAGCTGCTGAGTGCGCCGCACATCCGTACCCGGCGCCTCTTTCTGCCGGCCGAGGAGCCGGGACCGGGCGGGCGTATCCCGGTGGAGACGCCGGTGGATCTGCACCGCCGGTTCCGCGACGGCGCCCTCGAGATCGGTGCTCAGGCGATCGGGCAGGCGCTGAGCGCGGCGTCGCTCGAGGCCGGCGACGTCGACTATCTGATGTGCATCACGACCACCGGCTTCATGGTTCCGGGGCTGAGTTCGCTGCTCTCCCGCGAGCTCGGGTTCCGTCGCGACCTGCACCGCGCCGACCTGGTCGGAATGGGCTGCAACGCCGGGCTGAACGGCATGAATGCGGTCGCGCAATGGGCCGGGAACCATCCGGACAAGATCGCGCTGCTGGTCTGCTGCGAGATCAATTCGGCGATCTATGTCGCCGACGACACCCCGGGAACCGGCATCGTGAACAGCATTTTCGGCGACGGCGCGGCGGCCGCGGTGGTGACCGCCGGATCGGCTGCCGGGGCGGGTCGCGGGGTGCGCCCGCAGATTCTGGATTTCGAGAGTTTCTGCATCCCGGAACAGTGGCCGGCGATGCGGTTCGACTGGAATGCCGAACACCATAAATGGAGCTTCTTCCTCGACCGCGACATCCCGTACGTCATCGGGTTCAACGTCTATCAGCCGGTGGACCGGCTGCTCGCCCGGCACGGGCTGGAGCGGTCCGCGATCCGGCACTGGGTGATGCACACCGGCGGCGGCGCGGTGATCGACTCGATCAAGGTGAGTCTGGGGCTCGACGAGCACGACGTGCGGCACACCCGGTCGGTGCTGCGCGACTACGGCAACATCTCCAGCGGCAGCTTCCTGGTCAGCTTGGAGCGTCTGCTGGCCGAGGGCACGGCGGTCGCCGGCGACCTCGGCGTGATGATCACCATGGGGCCGGGCGCCCAGATCGAGACCGCGCTGCTGCGCTTCGTCGGCGACGAAGCCGGCCACGAAGTCAACGCCGGAGGTGATCACCGATGA